Proteins encoded together in one Jaculus jaculus isolate mJacJac1 chromosome 7, mJacJac1.mat.Y.cur, whole genome shotgun sequence window:
- the LOC101608152 gene encoding LOW QUALITY PROTEIN: ATP-binding cassette sub-family F member 2-like (The sequence of the model RefSeq protein was modified relative to this genomic sequence to represent the inferred CDS: inserted 1 base in 1 codon; substituted 1 base at 1 genomic stop codon) yields the protein MPSDLAKKQVAKKKEVAKAQQWPRKGHEESGDAATEPQVAEERNEEANGRDTTEVDLLTKELEDFERKKAAARAVTGVLASHLNSTDVHTINLSLTFHDQELLSDPKLELNSGRRYGLIGLNGIGKSMLLSAIGKREVPILEHIDIYHLTREMPPSDKTPLECXDADKAEMKASRILHSLDFTPAMQRKKLKDLSGGWRMRVALARALFIRPSMVLLDEPTNHLDLDAWVWLEEELRTFKRILVLVSHSQDFLNGVSTNIIHVHHRRLKHYTGNYDQYVKTWLELEENQMKRFHWEQDQIAHMKNYITGFGHGSANLARQAQSKEKTLQKMVASGLTERVVSDKTLSFYFPPCGKVPPPVIMVENVSFEYIKDGPCIYNNLEFGIDLDTRVALEGPNGAGKSTLLKLLTGELLPTDGMIWKHPHVKIGRYHQHLQEQLDLDLSPLEYMMKCYPEIKEKEEMRKIIGRYDLTGKQQVSPIRNLSDGQKCXVFLAWLAWQSPHMLFLDEPTNHLDIETIDALADAINEFEGGTMLVSHDFRLIQQVAQEIWVCEKQTITKWPGDILAYKEHLKSKLVDEEPQLTKRTHNV from the exons ATGCCCTCCGACCTGGCCAAGAAGCAGGTAGCCAAAAAGAAGGAGGTTGCCAAGGCGCAACAGTGGCCCAGGAAGGGGCATGAAGAAAGCGGAGATGCCGCCACAGAACCGCAGGTGGCCGAGGAGAGAAATGAGGAGGCCAATGGCAGAGACACCACAGAAGTGGATTTGCTGACCAAGGAACTAGAGGActttgagaggaagaaagctgCTGCGCGAGCTGTCACTGGTGTCCTGGCCTCTCACCTCAACAGTACTGACGTCCACACTATCAACCTCTCACTCACCTTTCACGATCAAGAGCTGCTCAGTGACCCCAAactggaattaaactcaggccgtCGATATGGCCTCATTGGCTTGAATGGAATTGGCAAGTCCATGCTGCTCTCTGCCATTGGGAAGCGGGAGGTGCCCATCCTGGAGCACATTGACATCTACCATCTGACCCGAGAGATGCCTCCCAGTGACAAGACACCCTTAGAGT GTGATGCCGACAAGGCTGAGATGAAGGCCTCGCGGATCTTGCACAGCCTGGATTTCACGCCTGCCATGCAGCGCaagaagctaaaggacctcagcgGGGGCTGGAGAATGAGGGTCGCCCTTGCCAGAGCCCTCTTCATCCGGCCTTCCATGGTGCTCCTGGATGAGCCCACCAACCACCTGGACCTGGACGCTTGGGTGTGGCTGGAAGAGGAGCTCAGGACTTTCAAGCGCATCTTGGTCCTTGTGTCGCACTCCCAGGATTTCCTGAACGGGGTCTCTACAAACATCATCCATGTGCACCACAGAAGACTCAAGCATTACACGGGTAATTATGATCAGTATGTGAAGACGTGGCTCGAGCTGGAGGAGAACCAGATGAAGAGGTTTCACTGGGAGCAAGATCAGATCGCACACATGAAGAACTACATCACTGGGTTTGGTCATGGCAGTGCCAACCTGGCCCGGCAGGCTCAGAGCAAGGAGAAGACACTACAGAAAATGGTGGCATCTGGACTGACAGAGAGGGTTGTGAGCGACAAGACACTCTCATTTTACTTCCCGCCATGTGGCAAGGTCCCACCACCCGTCATTATGGTAGAGAACGTGAGCTTCGAGTACATAAAAGACGGGCCTTGCATCTACAATAATCTAGAATTTGGTATTGACCTCGACACACGAGTGGCTCTGGAAGGGCCTAACGGTGCAGGGAAGTCCACTCTTTTGAAGTTGCTAACTGGAGAGCTGCTGCCCACAGATGGAATGATCTGGAAGCATCCTCACGTCAAGATAGGACGTTACCACCAGCACTTGCAGGAACAGCTGGACTTGGACCTGTCCCCTTTAGAGTACATGATGAAGTGCTACCCAGAGatcaaggagaaggaggagatgaGGAAGATCATTGGGAGATATGACCTCACTGGGAAACAGCAGGTGAGCCCAATCCGGAATCTGTCAGATGGACAGAAGTGCTGAGTGtttctggcctggctggcctggcAGAGCCCCCACATGCTCTTCCTGGATGAGCCTACCAACCACCTggacattgagaccattgatgcACTGGCAGATGCCATCAATGAGTTTGAGGGTGGCACGATGCTAGTCAGCCATGACTTCAGACTCATTCAGCAGGTTGCACAGGAAATTTGGGTCTGTGAGAAGCAGACAATCACCAAGTGGCCTGGAGACATCCTGGCCTACAAGGAGCACCTCAAGTCCAAGCTTGTAGATGAGGAGCCCCAGCTCACCAAGAGGACCCACAACGTGTGA